One genomic segment of Jaculus jaculus isolate mJacJac1 chromosome 2, mJacJac1.mat.Y.cur, whole genome shotgun sequence includes these proteins:
- the Mrpl4 gene encoding 39S ribosomal protein L4, mitochondrial, giving the protein MLRFVRPAARVWLGPSGCRGLNSLVEDAARPAALEPQQSLGRQDPVLRKCEHPITLPKRPVQAWVESLRGYDQERVGLAELHPDVFATAPRLDVLHQVAIWQKNFKRISYAKTKTRAEVSGGGRKPWPQKGTGHARHGSIRSPLWRGGGVAHGPRGPKSYYYMLPMKLRALGLEVALTIKLAQDDLHVVDSLELPTTDPQYLTELARYRCWGSSVLLVDLTHEEMPNNVVEATSRLKTFNLIPAVGLNVHSLLKHETLVLTLPTVAFLEDKLLWQKSRYTPLYPFHLPYCDFP; this is encoded by the exons ATGCTGCGCTTCGTGCGGCCGGCGGCGCGGGTCTGGCTTGGGCCTTCGGGTTGCCGG GGCCTGAACTCGCTGGTGGAAGACGCAGCGCGGCCGGCGGCCTTGGAGCCCCAGCAGAGTCTGG GTCGCCAGGATCCCGTGCTGCGCAAGTGCGAGCATCCGATCACCCTGCCCAAGCGCCCGGTGCAGGCCTGGGTGGAGTCCCTGCGGGGCTATGACCAGGAGCGCGTGGGCCTGGCCGAGCTGCACCCCGATGTTTTCGCCACAGCGCCCCG GTTGGATGTCTTGCATCAGGTTGCCATCTGGCAGAAGAACTTCAAGAGAATT AGCTATGCCAAGACCAAGACCAGGGCAGAGGTGAGCGGGGGTGGCCGCAAGCCCTGGCCACAGAAAGGCACTGGGCACGCCCGACATGGCAGTATCCGCTCCCCCCTCTGGCGGGGAG GTGGCGTTGCCCATGGTCCCCGGGGCCCCAAGAGTTACTACTACATGCTACCCATGAAATTACGGGCACTGGGCCTCGAGGTGGCTTTGACCATCAAGCTGGCGCAG GATGATCTACATGTTGTGGATTCCCTGGAGCTGCCCACCACAGACCCACAGTACTTGACAGAGTTGGCCCGCTACCGCTGCTGGGGGAGCTCCGTGCTCCTTGTGGACTT GACACATGAGGAGATGCCTAACAATGTTGTGGAGGCCACCTCCAGGCTCAAGACCTTCAATCTGATTCCAGCAGTTG GTCTGAACGTGCACAGTCTACTCAAGCATGAGACGCTGGTCCTCACCCTACCCACTGTTGCCTTCCTGGAGGACAAGCTTCTCTGGCAGAAGTCACGCTATACACCACTCTACCCCTTTCACCTGCCCTACTGTGACTTCCCCTGA